The following are encoded together in the Bradyrhizobium algeriense genome:
- a CDS encoding DUF4399 domain-containing protein: protein MKVMQWIALSAALTGLPFAACAQGKPAAKDALLYFVWPQNGASIKGGFWCRFGLRNMGVTHAGDNYPNSGHHHLLVNVNEPLNPNEPIPQDKSHLHFGAGQTEARIELPPGKYTLQLVLGDAEHYPHVPPVVSQKITITVK, encoded by the coding sequence ATGAAGGTGATGCAGTGGATCGCTCTGTCAGCAGCGCTCACTGGCCTGCCGTTCGCTGCGTGCGCTCAGGGAAAGCCCGCAGCGAAGGATGCCCTTCTCTATTTCGTTTGGCCGCAGAACGGCGCGTCCATCAAAGGTGGATTTTGGTGCCGCTTTGGTCTGCGCAACATGGGCGTGACCCACGCCGGCGATAATTATCCAAACAGCGGCCATCATCATCTTCTGGTCAATGTGAACGAGCCGCTCAATCCGAACGAGCCGATCCCGCAAGACAAGTCACATCTTCATTTTGGGGCGGGTCAGACCGAAGCCCGGATCGAACTTCCACCCGGCAAGTACACGCTTCAGCTAGTGCTCGGCGATGCCGAACACTACCCGCACGTTCCTCCGGTGGTCTCGCAGAAAATTACCATCACGGTCAAATAG
- a CDS encoding FCSD flavin-binding domain-containing protein, whose protein sequence is MKITHRISRREFCRVGAGAAATAAFPPPTFAQSTARVVVIGGGFGGASCARALKQIEPELQVTLVEPNRTFTACPFSNNVIAGLRSLEAQQFGYDKIAASGLTVVAQAATAVNAAARTVGLADGTSLTYDRLVLSPGVDLRFDALQGYDEAATAKMPHAWKAGEQTLLLRKQLEAMDDGGLVVIAAPANPFRCPPGPYERACLIAHYLKSKKPRSKLLILDAKDTFSKQRLFQNAWKELYPGMIEWVSLSQGGKVNAVDPATNTLITDFGNHTAQVANVIPPQRAGRIATIAGATDNTGWCAIDPVTFESKSAPNIHVIGDACLAGGMPKSAFSANAQAKACARAIATLLSGGSPATPKLINTCYSLAAPDYGISIAGVYQPKNGLLADVEGAGGVSPADAPREFRAREADYAQSWFSTVTAEVFG, encoded by the coding sequence ATGAAGATCACGCATCGCATCAGCCGCCGGGAGTTCTGCCGCGTCGGTGCGGGCGCCGCAGCGACGGCGGCGTTTCCGCCGCCGACGTTCGCGCAATCGACGGCACGCGTGGTCGTGATCGGCGGCGGCTTTGGCGGCGCGAGCTGTGCGCGGGCGCTGAAACAGATTGAGCCGGAATTACAGGTCACGCTGGTCGAGCCGAACCGGACCTTCACCGCCTGCCCGTTCAGCAACAATGTCATTGCCGGACTGCGTTCACTCGAGGCGCAGCAATTCGGCTATGACAAGATCGCCGCCAGCGGCTTGACCGTGGTGGCGCAGGCGGCAACGGCCGTCAATGCAGCGGCCCGGACCGTCGGGCTCGCCGACGGTACCTCGCTCACCTATGACCGGCTGGTGCTGTCTCCCGGCGTCGATCTGCGTTTCGACGCGCTGCAGGGTTATGACGAAGCCGCCACCGCGAAGATGCCGCATGCCTGGAAAGCCGGCGAACAAACGCTGTTGCTGCGCAAGCAGCTCGAGGCCATGGACGATGGCGGCCTGGTGGTGATCGCAGCTCCCGCCAATCCCTTCCGCTGTCCGCCGGGGCCTTATGAGCGCGCCTGTTTGATTGCGCATTATTTGAAGAGCAAAAAGCCGCGCTCGAAACTGCTCATCCTCGACGCCAAGGACACCTTTTCCAAACAGCGTCTGTTCCAGAATGCCTGGAAGGAGCTCTATCCGGGAATGATAGAATGGGTATCGCTGTCGCAGGGCGGCAAGGTGAACGCGGTGGATCCAGCGACCAATACCCTGATCACCGATTTCGGCAACCACACCGCCCAGGTGGCCAACGTCATTCCGCCGCAGCGGGCCGGCCGCATCGCCACAATCGCCGGCGCGACCGATAACACCGGCTGGTGCGCGATCGATCCCGTTACCTTCGAGTCCAAATCGGCGCCGAACATCCATGTCATTGGCGATGCCTGCCTCGCCGGCGGCATGCCTAAATCCGCATTCTCGGCCAATGCGCAGGCCAAGGCCTGCGCTCGCGCGATTGCCACGCTGCTATCAGGCGGATCGCCCGCCACGCCAAAGCTGATCAATACCTGCTACAGCCTGGCGGCCCCGGACTATGGCATCTCGATCGCCGGCGTCTACCAGCCGAAGAACGGGCTGCTGGCCGACGTCGAGGGCGCCGGCGGCGTCAGCCCGGCGGATGCGCCACGCGAGTTCCGCGCGCGCGAGGCCGACTATGCGCAATCCTGGTTTTCGACCGTAACGGCGGAAGTCTTTGGCTAG
- a CDS encoding SoxY-related AACIE arm protein, translating into MQQLPNSSRRQFLGLAGGAAVLGALPVVIVRPAEATPAMLASAIQNVTGGAAVQSGKVKLDIPPLVENGNTVPMTVTVAHPMAPEDHVRSIHVFNEKNPQPNIANFHLSPHNGRAQVSTRIRLADSQKIVAIAKLSDGSFWSASVDVVVTLAACTEEVI; encoded by the coding sequence ATGCAGCAACTGCCAAATTCATCACGCCGCCAGTTCCTCGGCCTCGCCGGTGGCGCGGCCGTGCTCGGCGCGCTCCCCGTCGTGATTGTCCGTCCCGCCGAGGCGACGCCCGCGATGCTGGCGTCGGCGATCCAGAACGTCACCGGCGGCGCGGCGGTGCAGTCCGGCAAGGTCAAGCTCGACATCCCGCCGCTGGTCGAGAACGGCAACACCGTACCGATGACGGTCACCGTCGCGCACCCGATGGCCCCGGAGGATCATGTCCGGAGCATCCATGTCTTCAACGAAAAGAATCCGCAGCCGAACATCGCCAATTTCCATCTCAGTCCGCATAACGGCCGCGCGCAGGTTTCGACCCGCATCCGTCTCGCCGACAGCCAGAAGATCGTGGCGATCGCAAAGCTCTCGGACGGGTCGTTCTGGTCGGCCAGCGTTGACGTCGTGGTGACGCTGGCGGCCTGCACCGAGGAGGTGATCTGA
- a CDS encoding crotonase/enoyl-CoA hydratase family protein: MAKVLYERDGRIARITLNRPEVMNAIDDELPDALADAVARADNDPGAHVIVLAGAGRAFCAGYDLTAYASGDKANRYTQEMPWDPMKDYAAMSDNTNKFMSLFRSKRPVICKVHGFAVAGGSDIALCSDLIVMAEDARIGYPPVRVWGCPTTAMWVYRLGAEKAKRMLFTGDKITGVEAAALGLVLKAVPADRLDDEVDALAHRMATVPQNQLMMQKLMVNQALYNMGLMGTQMIATMFDGITRHSPEGLNFKRRSEEMGWKRAVDERDQGTFDWTTNQPITQNR, encoded by the coding sequence ATGGCCAAAGTCCTCTACGAGCGCGACGGTCGCATCGCCCGCATCACGCTGAACCGGCCGGAAGTCATGAATGCGATCGACGACGAGTTGCCGGACGCGCTGGCGGACGCGGTCGCGCGCGCCGACAACGATCCGGGCGCGCATGTGATCGTGCTTGCGGGGGCGGGCCGAGCGTTCTGCGCCGGATATGACCTGACGGCCTACGCCTCCGGCGACAAGGCCAATCGCTATACGCAGGAAATGCCGTGGGATCCGATGAAGGATTACGCTGCCATGTCCGACAATACCAACAAGTTCATGAGCCTGTTCCGTTCCAAGCGGCCGGTGATCTGCAAGGTGCACGGTTTTGCGGTGGCCGGCGGCTCCGATATCGCACTCTGCTCCGACTTGATCGTGATGGCGGAGGATGCGCGCATCGGCTATCCGCCGGTTCGGGTCTGGGGCTGTCCGACCACCGCCATGTGGGTCTATCGGCTCGGCGCCGAAAAGGCCAAGCGGATGCTGTTCACCGGCGACAAGATCACCGGGGTCGAAGCGGCGGCGCTCGGCCTCGTGCTGAAAGCCGTTCCGGCCGACAGGCTCGACGACGAGGTCGACGCGCTCGCGCACCGGATGGCGACGGTGCCGCAGAACCAGCTCATGATGCAGAAGCTGATGGTCAACCAGGCGCTCTACAACATGGGGCTGATGGGGACGCAAATGATCGCGACCATGTTCGACGGCATTACCCGGCATTCCCCCGAGGGGCTGAACTTCAAGCGGCGGTCGGAGGAGATGGGCTGGAAGCGCGCCGTCGACGAGCGCGACCAAGGTACCTTCGACTGGACCACCAATCAGCCGATCACGCAAAACAGGTAA
- the soxA gene encoding sulfur oxidation c-type cytochrome SoxA: MRRVGPIAAALLMAGAVAAAEIPQADRRSGYGFMKPDTKAMQDEDTANPGMLWVLDGEALWKRKPGTANKACADCHDDARTSMKGVAARYPALDKATGRPVDLEQRINSCRTSQQQATPLPFESRELLALTAFIARQSQGVRIETGTDPQLAPFIAKGRELYMQRQGQLNLGCANCHDDNWDKRLAGSAITQGHPTGYPLYRLEWQSLGSLQRRLRACITGIRAQAYDYGAPELVELELYLMSRARGMPMETPAVRP; this comes from the coding sequence ATGAGGCGTGTCGGCCCCATAGCCGCCGCCCTATTGATGGCGGGCGCCGTTGCCGCCGCCGAAATCCCGCAAGCCGACCGCCGCTCCGGCTACGGCTTCATGAAGCCGGACACCAAAGCGATGCAGGACGAGGATACCGCCAATCCCGGCATGCTCTGGGTGCTCGACGGCGAGGCGCTTTGGAAGCGCAAGCCAGGCACCGCCAACAAGGCCTGCGCCGACTGCCACGACGATGCCCGCACCAGCATGAAGGGCGTGGCCGCCCGCTATCCAGCCCTCGACAAGGCAACCGGTCGCCCTGTCGATCTGGAGCAGCGCATCAATTCGTGCCGCACCAGCCAGCAGCAGGCGACGCCGTTGCCTTTCGAGAGCCGCGAGCTGCTGGCGCTCACGGCCTTCATCGCACGGCAGTCGCAAGGCGTGCGAATCGAAACCGGCACCGACCCACAGCTCGCGCCGTTCATAGCCAAAGGACGCGAGCTCTACATGCAGCGGCAGGGCCAGCTCAATCTCGGCTGCGCCAATTGCCATGACGATAACTGGGACAAGCGGCTCGCGGGTTCCGCAATCACGCAAGGACACCCGACCGGCTACCCGCTCTACCGGCTGGAATGGCAGTCGCTGGGATCGCTGCAGCGGCGCCTGCGCGCCTGCATCACCGGCATCCGGGCGCAGGCCTATGATTACGGCGCACCGGAACTGGTCGAGTTGGAATTGTACTTGATGTCGCGCGCGCGGGGCATGCCGATGGAAACGCCGGCGGTGCGACCGTAA
- a CDS encoding ferredoxin--NADP reductase gives MSNFNQESVLSVHHWTDTLFSFTTTRDPSFRFRNGEFTMIGLKVGEKPLLRAYSVASANYEDRLEFFSIKVPDGPLTSRLQHLKQGDEIIVSRKATGTLVIDNLEDGRNLYLIGTGTGLAPFLSVIKDPETYERFEKVVLLHGCRRVAELAYGEMITEKLPNDELIGEYVRNQLVYYPTVTRDPFRNRGRITDLINSAKLFADIGLASLDPAHDRVMICGSPALVTDTRALLTGRGFVEGNHGEAAQFVVEKAFAER, from the coding sequence ATGAGCAATTTCAACCAGGAAAGCGTGCTAAGCGTCCATCACTGGACCGACACGCTATTCAGCTTCACCACCACGCGCGATCCCTCGTTTCGTTTCAGAAACGGCGAGTTCACCATGATCGGGCTGAAGGTCGGCGAGAAGCCACTGCTCCGCGCCTACTCGGTCGCCAGCGCCAATTACGAGGACCGGCTCGAATTCTTCTCCATCAAGGTGCCGGACGGCCCGCTGACCTCACGCCTCCAGCACTTAAAGCAGGGCGACGAGATCATCGTCAGCCGCAAGGCCACCGGCACGCTGGTCATCGACAACCTCGAAGACGGCCGCAACCTCTATTTGATCGGCACCGGCACGGGCTTGGCCCCGTTCCTTTCCGTGATCAAGGATCCCGAGACCTATGAGCGCTTCGAGAAGGTGGTGCTGCTGCACGGCTGCCGCCGCGTCGCCGAACTCGCCTATGGCGAGATGATCACCGAAAAGCTGCCGAACGACGAACTGATCGGCGAATACGTCCGCAACCAGCTGGTCTATTACCCGACCGTGACGCGCGACCCCTTCCGCAACCGCGGCCGTATCACCGATCTCATCAACTCGGCCAAGCTGTTCGCTGACATAGGCCTCGCCTCGCTCGATCCCGCGCATGACCGCGTCATGATCTGCGGCAGCCCGGCGCTGGTGACGGATACGCGTGCGCTGTTGACGGGCAGGGGCTTCGTCGAAGGCAATCACGGCGAGGCCGCGCAGTTCGTGGTCGAGAAGGCGTTCGCGGAGCGCTAA
- a CDS encoding TetR/AcrR family transcriptional regulator: protein MSKPATAAKDWSDVVRGAKRELLLRAARDEFAEQGLEGATMRGIAVRAGCTTGAIYPLFDSKEAIYAELLNQSLAALDACVAQAVAKARTPEAQVEAACGAFLNYYLDHRFEINLGLYAFRGLKRLGVGKPSDEELNQALWKVLERIAVPLTEVRGLKPSEVRPWVALLTSQMIGALVLQIAGRLDFLQTGAQTLLRMMLAQCLASAAPKNAKAARKSKQ from the coding sequence ATGAGCAAACCCGCAACCGCCGCAAAGGACTGGTCGGACGTCGTGAGGGGGGCGAAGCGCGAGCTTCTGCTGCGCGCCGCGCGCGACGAATTCGCCGAGCAGGGGCTCGAAGGCGCCACCATGCGCGGCATCGCGGTTCGCGCCGGCTGCACGACGGGCGCGATCTATCCGCTGTTCGACAGCAAGGAGGCGATCTATGCCGAACTGCTGAATCAGTCGCTGGCGGCGCTCGATGCCTGCGTCGCCCAGGCCGTGGCTAAAGCGCGGACGCCGGAAGCGCAGGTCGAGGCGGCCTGCGGCGCCTTCCTGAACTACTACCTCGATCATCGCTTCGAGATAAATCTGGGCCTCTATGCGTTCCGCGGCCTCAAGCGGCTCGGCGTCGGCAAGCCGTCGGATGAGGAACTCAACCAGGCGCTTTGGAAGGTGCTGGAACGCATCGCGGTGCCGCTGACCGAAGTGCGCGGCCTCAAGCCTTCAGAGGTTCGGCCGTGGGTGGCGCTGCTGACCAGCCAGATGATCGGGGCGCTCGTGCTGCAGATCGCGGGCCGGCTGGATTTTCTGCAAACCGGCGCGCAAACGTTGCTTCGCATGATGCTGGCGCAATGCCTTGCGTCTGCGGCGCCGAAGAACGCGAAGGCCGCACGCAAATCAAAACAGTAA
- the soxZ gene encoding thiosulfate oxidation carrier complex protein SoxZ: protein MTSALINVPAKAKRGDIIEIKTLMSHIMETGYRHKASGEVVPRNIITGFTCRFNGNEIFRTDLFPAIAANPFITFFTTATESGKFEFEWTGDQGFSETASASISVE from the coding sequence ATGACCTCGGCACTGATCAACGTTCCAGCGAAAGCCAAACGCGGCGACATTATCGAGATCAAGACGCTGATGTCGCACATCATGGAAACCGGCTATCGCCATAAAGCTTCAGGCGAAGTCGTGCCGCGCAACATCATCACGGGCTTTACGTGCCGCTTCAACGGCAACGAGATTTTCCGCACCGACCTGTTTCCGGCAATCGCCGCCAACCCCTTCATTACCTTCTTCACCACCGCGACGGAGAGCGGCAAGTTCGAGTTCGAATGGACCGGCGACCAGGGGTTTTCCGAAACCGCTTCTGCCTCGATATCCGTCGAATGA
- the soxX gene encoding sulfur oxidation c-type cytochrome SoxX, which yields MTAPILAGALLALPGGTAAQELRSYAVVGDAIPLSLTGAAGDAARGRALVIERSSTCILCHSGPFPERKFQGDLAPDLSGSGSRASEGQLRLRLVDASRLNAATIMPSYYRVDGLDRVGTLWRGKPILSAEQIEDIVAYLVSLRE from the coding sequence ATGACGGCTCCGATCCTCGCTGGAGCGCTCCTTGCCCTGCCCGGCGGTACTGCCGCGCAGGAACTTCGCAGCTACGCTGTCGTCGGCGATGCCATTCCGCTTTCACTTACGGGCGCGGCCGGCGATGCAGCGCGCGGACGGGCCCTCGTCATCGAACGTTCCAGCACTTGCATCCTCTGCCACAGCGGCCCATTTCCCGAACGGAAATTCCAGGGCGACCTGGCGCCTGATCTTTCCGGTTCCGGCAGCCGCGCGTCCGAGGGTCAGCTTCGGCTCCGGCTGGTGGACGCGTCCCGTCTCAATGCCGCGACCATCATGCCGTCCTATTACCGCGTGGACGGCCTCGATCGCGTCGGGACGCTGTGGCGCGGCAAGCCGATCCTGTCGGCCGAACAGATCGAGGATATCGTGGCGTATCTCGTAAGCTTGCGCGAATAG
- a CDS encoding SUMF1/EgtB/PvdO family nonheme iron enzyme, with translation MAQIRDIKSGRFGAPPREPMPRRLAAIVAGDISGYSRLMQIDEEGTHNRVKRIERDLIEPSILEHHGRLVKTTGDGFIAIFDSPVEAVRCSIVIQQNLVGRNAALPKHHWIEYRIGVNLGDVIIETDDVYGDGVNIATRLEGIAQPGEVYISGGIYEQIKHKLVCGYESLGDRHVKNITDPVRVYRVLPDPAALHENRRRRERILALLLVLALLIIAGGTLWYMLGQPRKATEQASAPVSSPAEAPKAPAPAAKQRATPQPSPSVAPAQQQAAPPAPSASPAAPQTPPTTQAAASVREPEMVSLRGGSFTMGSNEDPSEKPVRQVTVKPFAMGKFPVSVREWNACAAAKACGFTASGKDDAPVANVSWSDAKQYVAWLAETTRKPYRLPSEAEWEYAARGGTQTKFWWGDQLQPGMVNCKNCSDIPAVDQPVKVGSLKPNPFGLFDMGGGVDQWVEDCWHRNYQGAPADGSAWVENACPSHVIRSGSWRKDSDYARTSSRGSYDTNVRYPTHGFRVALSP, from the coding sequence ATGGCCCAGATTCGTGACATCAAGTCAGGTCGATTTGGCGCGCCACCGCGCGAACCAATGCCGCGCCGCCTTGCGGCCATCGTGGCAGGCGATATCTCCGGCTACAGCCGCCTGATGCAGATCGACGAAGAAGGCACGCACAACCGTGTCAAGCGCATCGAGCGCGATCTCATCGAACCCAGCATCCTGGAACATCACGGCAGACTCGTTAAAACCACCGGCGACGGGTTCATCGCGATTTTCGATAGTCCTGTCGAAGCCGTCCGCTGCAGCATCGTGATTCAACAAAATCTGGTGGGACGCAACGCGGCACTGCCGAAGCATCATTGGATCGAGTATCGAATTGGCGTCAATCTTGGCGATGTCATCATCGAAACCGACGACGTTTACGGCGACGGCGTCAATATCGCCACGCGGCTTGAAGGCATAGCCCAGCCCGGCGAAGTCTATATCTCCGGCGGCATCTACGAGCAGATAAAGCACAAGCTGGTTTGCGGATACGAGTCGCTCGGTGATCGCCATGTCAAGAACATCACCGACCCGGTGCGGGTCTATCGCGTGCTTCCCGACCCAGCCGCACTGCACGAGAATCGGAGGCGACGCGAAAGGATCCTGGCCCTTCTGCTCGTTCTTGCATTACTGATCATTGCGGGCGGCACTCTCTGGTACATGCTGGGGCAGCCTCGCAAGGCGACAGAACAGGCGTCGGCTCCTGTTTCATCTCCGGCGGAAGCGCCGAAGGCGCCTGCGCCTGCCGCAAAACAACGAGCGACGCCGCAACCCTCGCCTTCCGTTGCGCCAGCTCAACAACAGGCGGCGCCGCCAGCGCCGTCGGCATCTCCCGCCGCTCCCCAGACCCCACCGACGACGCAGGCAGCCGCCTCGGTTCGAGAGCCCGAGATGGTTTCACTTAGGGGTGGCAGCTTCACGATGGGCAGCAACGAAGATCCTTCGGAAAAGCCGGTCCGTCAGGTGACGGTCAAGCCGTTTGCGATGGGGAAATTTCCCGTCTCCGTGCGGGAGTGGAACGCATGCGCCGCTGCAAAGGCATGCGGATTCACGGCGAGCGGAAAGGACGATGCGCCGGTTGCAAACGTGAGTTGGAGCGACGCCAAGCAATATGTCGCGTGGCTTGCGGAAACCACCCGCAAGCCGTATCGGCTGCCGAGCGAAGCCGAATGGGAATATGCAGCGCGCGGCGGCACGCAGACCAAGTTTTGGTGGGGCGATCAGCTTCAGCCCGGCATGGTCAATTGCAAGAACTGCAGCGACATTCCAGCCGTCGATCAGCCGGTCAAGGTCGGCAGCCTGAAGCCAAATCCGTTTGGGCTATTCGATATGGGCGGCGGCGTCGATCAATGGGTCGAAGACTGCTGGCACAGAAATTATCAAGGCGCTCCGGCGGACGGATCAGCGTGGGTCGAGAATGCATGTCCCTCGCACGTGATCCGTTCCGGCTCATGGAGGAAAGACTCAGACTATGCTCGGACGTCAAGCCGCGGCAGCTATGACACCAACGTGCGATATCCCACCCACGGGTTCCGTGTCGCACTATCCCCCTAA
- a CDS encoding crotonase/enoyl-CoA hydratase family protein produces the protein MVRIEKQGAVWTVIHSRFAEARNAMDPASADALAQAFREFDADGSASVAVLWGEGGAFCAGWDLKFASTLSDREAFQRHVADGLAFPTGANPAPRGPLGPTRLELSKPVIAAVEGPAVAGGMELALWCDIRVMAESAYFGVYCRRWGIPLLDGGSVRLARLVGQGRAMEIILTGRKVPADEALRIGMCEQVVESGGARAAAEAMAREIARFPQAAVRADRRSVVETYGLSVREALRQEWTNGVEAIFKEGASGAARFAAGKGRHGDFAKI, from the coding sequence ATGGTCCGGATCGAAAAGCAGGGCGCGGTGTGGACCGTCATCCACAGCCGGTTTGCGGAAGCGCGTAACGCGATGGATCCCGCCAGCGCGGACGCGCTGGCGCAGGCCTTCAGAGAATTTGACGCCGACGGCTCCGCCAGCGTCGCCGTGTTGTGGGGCGAGGGTGGTGCATTCTGCGCCGGCTGGGATCTCAAATTTGCCAGCACGCTGTCCGATCGCGAGGCCTTTCAGCGCCATGTCGCCGATGGCCTGGCGTTCCCGACCGGCGCTAACCCTGCGCCGCGCGGTCCGCTAGGACCGACGCGGCTGGAATTGTCGAAGCCCGTGATCGCCGCGGTGGAGGGGCCGGCCGTGGCCGGCGGCATGGAGCTCGCGCTGTGGTGCGATATCCGCGTGATGGCCGAGAGCGCCTATTTCGGCGTCTATTGCCGCCGCTGGGGAATCCCGCTGCTGGACGGCGGCAGCGTGCGTCTGGCACGCCTGGTCGGCCAAGGCCGCGCGATGGAAATCATTTTGACAGGACGCAAGGTGCCGGCGGACGAAGCGCTGCGCATCGGCATGTGCGAGCAGGTGGTCGAGAGCGGTGGCGCCCGCGCCGCGGCGGAAGCGATGGCGCGCGAGATCGCGCGGTTTCCGCAAGCGGCGGTGCGGGCTGATCGGCGCTCCGTGGTCGAGACGTATGGTTTGTCAGTTCGCGAAGCCTTGCGTCAGGAATGGACCAACGGCGTCGAAGCCATCTTCAAGGAAGGCGCCAGCGGCGCCGCGCGCTTTGCAGCCGGCAAGGGCCGCCACGGCGACTTTGCCAAGATCTGA
- a CDS encoding amidohydrolase family protein, translating into MAHDAPQATGPGKLVIRNIGLLLSGALEKPILDGDTIVAENGKITAIGRFKDVNTEGATTVVDANGTTVAPGLIDSHVHPVAGDWTPRQNQTNWIDSYLHGGVTTMISAGEVHMPGRPRDVVGLKAMAIFAQRAFWTLRPGGVKVHAGAPVIECEMVEDDFKELAAAGVKLLGEVGLGGVKDGPTARKMVGWARKYGIQSTIHTGGPSIPGSGLIDKDVVLEADTDVVGHINGGHTALPDDQIRCICEGCKRGLELVHNGNERSALFTLRIAREMGDLHRVILGTDAPAGSGVQPLGILRMVSMLSSLGDLPAELAFCLATGNTARMRELDCGIIEVGRSADFVLMDKAQHSPGKNILESVQLGDLPGIGMTIIDGIVRTQRSRNTPPAGKVPEIIIGH; encoded by the coding sequence ATGGCCCACGATGCACCCCAGGCGACCGGCCCGGGCAAGCTGGTGATCCGCAATATCGGGCTGCTGCTGTCGGGGGCCCTGGAGAAGCCGATCCTGGACGGCGACACGATCGTAGCCGAGAACGGCAAGATCACCGCGATCGGCCGCTTCAAGGACGTCAACACCGAGGGCGCCACCACCGTGGTCGATGCCAACGGCACCACCGTCGCGCCCGGCCTGATCGACAGCCACGTTCATCCCGTCGCCGGCGACTGGACGCCGCGGCAGAATCAGACCAACTGGATCGACAGCTATCTCCATGGCGGCGTCACCACCATGATCTCGGCGGGCGAGGTGCACATGCCCGGCCGTCCCCGCGATGTCGTGGGCCTGAAGGCGATGGCGATTTTTGCGCAGCGCGCATTCTGGACGCTGCGCCCAGGCGGCGTGAAGGTTCATGCCGGCGCGCCGGTCATCGAATGCGAGATGGTGGAAGACGACTTCAAGGAGTTGGCCGCGGCCGGCGTCAAGCTGCTCGGCGAGGTGGGCCTGGGCGGCGTCAAGGACGGCCCGACCGCGCGCAAAATGGTCGGCTGGGCGCGCAAATACGGTATCCAGAGCACGATCCACACCGGCGGGCCGTCAATTCCCGGCTCCGGCCTGATCGACAAGGACGTGGTGCTAGAGGCCGACACCGACGTAGTCGGCCATATCAATGGTGGCCACACGGCCCTGCCCGACGACCAGATCCGCTGCATCTGCGAGGGCTGCAAGCGCGGGCTGGAGCTGGTTCACAACGGCAACGAGCGCTCAGCGCTGTTCACGCTGCGCATCGCGCGCGAGATGGGTGACCTGCATCGCGTCATTCTCGGCACGGACGCACCGGCCGGCTCCGGCGTGCAGCCGCTCGGCATCTTGCGGATGGTGTCGATGCTGTCCTCGCTTGGCGACCTGCCCGCCGAACTCGCCTTCTGCCTTGCGACCGGCAACACCGCGCGCATGCGGGAGCTGGATTGCGGCATCATCGAAGTCGGACGTTCCGCAGATTTCGTCCTGATGGACAAGGCGCAGCATTCGCCCGGCAAGAATATTCTCGAGAGCGTTCAGCTCGGCGACCTCCCCGGCATCGGCATGACCATCATCGACGGCATCGTCCGCACCCAGCGCAGCCGCAATACGCCGCCGGCCGGAAAGGTGCCGGAGATTATCATCGGGCATTGA